A window from Aliamphritea hakodatensis encodes these proteins:
- a CDS encoding BMP family lipoprotein, protein MKFQLLALSAAVAISASATAADLKPAVVFDMGGKFDKSFNEGVYNGVERFKKETGIKYKEFEVTNPAQREQAVRKMAQRKSDPVISVGFAQASAVEKASKAYPDTRFTIIDMVVDQPNVQSVVFKEQEGSFLVGMLAAMKSESKVVSFVGGMDIPLIRRFNCGYVQGAKYAVNNVEVISNMTGTTPAAWNDPGKGGELAKSQFDRGSDVVFAAAGATGAGVYQAAKDAGKFAIGVDSNQNHLHPGTMLTSMTKQVDIAAYNSFKAAQDGTWKPGINVLGLAEGGVDWALDEHNKDLITPEMKAAVEQAKADIIAGKIVVHDYMADNTCPAMN, encoded by the coding sequence ATGAAATTTCAGTTACTTGCGCTATCTGCAGCGGTTGCTATCAGCGCATCTGCAACAGCGGCTGATCTGAAGCCAGCTGTTGTATTCGATATGGGTGGTAAGTTTGATAAGTCGTTCAACGAAGGTGTTTACAACGGTGTTGAGCGTTTCAAGAAAGAAACCGGTATCAAGTACAAGGAATTTGAAGTGACTAACCCTGCCCAGCGTGAGCAGGCAGTACGTAAAATGGCGCAGCGTAAGTCTGATCCGGTCATCAGCGTAGGTTTCGCGCAGGCATCTGCGGTTGAGAAAGCCTCTAAAGCATACCCGGACACCCGTTTCACCATCATCGATATGGTGGTTGATCAGCCAAACGTTCAGTCCGTCGTGTTCAAAGAACAGGAAGGCTCTTTCCTGGTGGGTATGCTGGCGGCAATGAAATCTGAAAGCAAAGTTGTCAGCTTTGTGGGCGGCATGGATATTCCGCTGATTCGCCGTTTTAACTGCGGTTACGTGCAGGGCGCTAAATACGCGGTAAACAATGTTGAAGTCATCAGCAACATGACCGGTACCACACCTGCAGCCTGGAACGATCCGGGTAAAGGTGGTGAGCTGGCAAAGAGCCAGTTTGACCGCGGTTCCGACGTTGTTTTCGCGGCGGCCGGTGCAACCGGTGCCGGTGTTTACCAGGCCGCTAAAGACGCCGGTAAATTTGCCATCGGTGTCGATTCTAACCAGAACCACCTGCACCCGGGCACTATGCTGACGTCAATGACCAAGCAGGTTGATATTGCTGCCTACAACTCTTTCAAAGCCGCACAGGACGGTACCTGGAAGCCGGGTATCAACGTACTGGGTCTGGCTGAAGGCGGTGTAGACTGGGCGCTGGATGAGCACAACAAAGATCTGATCACCCCGGAAATGAAGGCTGCCGTTGAACAGGCGAAGGCTGACATCATTGCCGGTAAGATCGTGGTTCATGACTACATGGCAGATAACACCTGCCCGGCAATGAACTGA
- a CDS encoding nucleoside hydrolase produces the protein MTHKIILDTDPGIDDAMAIFTAFAHPEIELLGLTTTFGNVSVEQATTNALQLVEMAGVDVPVAKGVATPWVKPLSDFPDFVHGKDGFGNINLPAPKGTPVSQSAAEFIVEQVMAQPGEVTLVAVGPLGNLATALKLEPQIAEKVKRVVIMGGVIAADGNVSPVAEANILSDPHAADKVMEASWEVVIVGLDVTHQVVLSNALFNQIRDENPKVGAFMHQAAQFYISFYSSVRDIDGCYGHDVSAVAYVVDPDIFTVESGEVCVATDGVAIGQTIMSRFGIPYPLPFWQDRPKQKACMGVDDQRLVALFRDAMTSDFWSK, from the coding sequence ATGACACATAAAATTATTCTGGATACGGATCCGGGTATTGATGATGCAATGGCGATATTCACCGCCTTTGCCCATCCTGAAATTGAACTGCTGGGCCTGACCACAACCTTCGGCAATGTGTCCGTTGAACAGGCGACAACCAATGCGCTGCAGCTGGTGGAAATGGCCGGTGTAGACGTCCCGGTCGCCAAAGGTGTGGCGACGCCATGGGTTAAACCCCTGAGTGATTTCCCGGACTTTGTCCACGGTAAAGACGGTTTTGGCAACATCAACCTGCCGGCCCCGAAAGGTACGCCGGTGAGCCAGAGTGCTGCAGAATTCATTGTTGAACAGGTGATGGCGCAGCCCGGTGAAGTAACACTGGTGGCGGTCGGCCCGCTGGGTAACCTGGCCACGGCCCTGAAGCTGGAACCGCAGATTGCCGAAAAGGTTAAGCGGGTGGTGATCATGGGCGGTGTTATCGCCGCTGATGGTAATGTATCTCCGGTGGCAGAAGCGAACATTCTGTCCGATCCCCATGCGGCAGATAAAGTGATGGAAGCCAGCTGGGAAGTGGTGATTGTCGGGCTGGATGTGACCCATCAGGTGGTGCTGAGCAATGCGCTGTTTAACCAGATCCGCGATGAGAACCCGAAAGTCGGTGCGTTTATGCATCAGGCGGCGCAGTTCTATATCAGTTTTTACAGCTCGGTGCGGGACATCGACGGCTGCTATGGTCACGATGTCTCTGCGGTGGCCTATGTGGTTGATCCGGATATCTTTACTGTGGAAAGCGGTGAAGTCTGCGTCGCAACCGACGGTGTGGCGATCGGCCAGACTATTATGAGCCGTTTCGGCATTCCCTATCCACTGCCGTTCTGGCAGGACCGGCCGAAGCAGAAAGCCTGCATGGGTGTCGATGATCAGCGTCTGGTGGCGCTATTTCGTGATGCAATGACCAGTGATTTTTGGAGTAAATAA
- a CDS encoding MFS transporter gives MSESSPHTPAAEARWSELLSGRNGVLSLALTGGMCLHAVNTYISTTMLPSIVADIGGQHLYAWNTTLFMLAAILSAAVSGKLLSQAGPKKAYAIGGVIFLAGSLIAAAAPDMTVMLLGRTVQGAGGGLLFSFCYGMIMLVFEERLWPRAMALLSGVYGVALLIGPAIGGIFAELLTWRLGFAILAPVTLLYLLLTSLMLPARQAQNSTTRVPLRQLLLLAVAVLVLSLAGTRPELLINLGGIAMAVICILLLAKLEARSTARLFPRGTFQLGSPLSLTLLLLALLIFCVASEIYIPFYLQVLHGQTPLLAGYVAAMMSVGWVVSEILSARFSGAAMRRTVRFGPYMILFGMLGLVLTVPAFTHTDTLMIALISLALIAVGAGVGIGWPHLSTFALKFSPAEDADIAGSALSTVQQFAIAFGAALAGIVVNLAGFNDPGQTAVADSAYWLYLCFAGVALFAMLIAARFSRYLSGQGSGPETGADFQTT, from the coding sequence ATGTCTGAGTCTTCTCCCCACACCCCGGCAGCGGAAGCACGCTGGTCCGAACTGCTTAGCGGCCGCAACGGTGTTCTGTCGCTGGCCCTGACCGGCGGCATGTGCCTGCACGCAGTGAATACCTATATTTCCACCACCATGCTGCCTTCGATCGTCGCGGACATCGGTGGCCAGCACCTGTACGCCTGGAACACCACACTGTTTATGCTGGCGGCGATTCTCAGCGCGGCTGTCAGTGGCAAGCTTCTCAGCCAGGCCGGCCCGAAAAAAGCCTACGCGATTGGCGGCGTTATCTTTCTGGCGGGCAGTCTGATTGCGGCGGCAGCGCCGGATATGACTGTCATGCTGCTGGGCCGGACGGTGCAGGGGGCCGGCGGCGGTCTGCTGTTCAGCTTCTGCTACGGCATGATCATGCTGGTGTTTGAAGAACGCCTCTGGCCCCGGGCCATGGCTTTGCTGTCAGGCGTCTACGGCGTTGCTCTGCTGATCGGCCCGGCCATTGGCGGTATCTTTGCAGAACTGCTCACCTGGCGGCTGGGATTTGCCATTCTGGCACCGGTCACTCTGCTGTATCTGTTACTCACCAGCCTGATGCTGCCGGCCAGACAGGCTCAAAACAGCACCACCCGGGTACCCCTGCGGCAATTACTGCTGTTAGCGGTGGCGGTACTGGTATTGTCACTGGCCGGCACCCGACCGGAGCTGCTGATCAATCTGGGCGGTATCGCCATGGCGGTTATCTGTATCCTGCTGCTGGCAAAACTGGAAGCCCGCAGCACCGCCAGGCTGTTTCCCCGGGGTACCTTTCAGCTGGGATCGCCGCTGTCCCTGACGCTGCTGCTGTTAGCCCTGCTGATATTCTGCGTGGCCAGCGAGATCTACATTCCCTTCTACCTGCAGGTACTGCACGGCCAGACACCCCTGCTGGCCGGCTACGTAGCCGCCATGATGTCGGTAGGCTGGGTGGTGTCTGAAATCCTCAGTGCGCGCTTCTCAGGGGCTGCTATGCGCAGAACCGTTCGCTTTGGCCCCTATATGATTCTGTTCGGCATGCTCGGGCTGGTATTAACAGTACCGGCCTTTACACATACCGATACCCTGATGATCGCCCTGATCAGCCTGGCACTGATTGCAGTGGGTGCCGGCGTGGGCATTGGCTGGCCACACCTATCGACCTTTGCCCTGAAATTCAGCCCGGCAGAAGATGCGGATATCGCCGGCTCGGCCTTATCCACCGTCCAGCAGTTTGCCATCGCATTCGGGGCCGCGCTGGCCGGTATTGTGGTAAACCTGGCGGGCTTTAACGACCCGGGACAAACCGCCGTGGCCGATTCCGCCTATTGGCTGTATCTGTGTTTTGCCGGAGTCGCCCTCTTTGCTATGCTGATCGCCGCCCGCTTCAGCCGGTACCTGTCCGGGCAGGGCAGCGGCCCGGAAACCGGTGCCGATTTCCAGACCACATAA
- a CDS encoding ABC transporter permease: MSNRTLPAWIDIGLIPLINICLAFIVSAGVIMLIGESPLEAVQVMLFGAFGYGEGIGYTLYYATNFIFTGLAVAVAFHAGLFNIGGEGQAYLGGLGVGLICLMLDSWLPWWALLPFAIVAGALFGAAWAYIPAYLQAYRGSHIVITTIMFNFIASALMVYLLVNVLIEPGSMSPQTRSLAEGATLPYMYQVFAAFGIEIEQSPLNVSLILALLACVLVWLLIWHTRWGYAIRMIGFNEKAAVYSGINTRRTIVISMCISGALAAMVGINEVMGAQQRVLLEFVAGAGFTGIAVSLMGRNHPLGIIAASILFGALYQGGAELSFEISTITRDLVVVIQGLVILFCGALAYMLKPTLEKLFLRYTLSKAARRDNLAEEAQS, from the coding sequence ATGAGTAACCGTACCCTGCCCGCCTGGATTGATATCGGCCTGATTCCGCTGATCAATATCTGTCTGGCATTTATCGTCTCTGCCGGCGTCATCATGCTGATCGGCGAAAGCCCGCTGGAAGCCGTACAGGTTATGCTGTTCGGCGCGTTTGGCTATGGCGAAGGGATTGGCTATACCCTGTATTACGCTACTAACTTTATCTTTACCGGCTTAGCCGTAGCGGTGGCCTTTCATGCCGGGCTGTTTAACATCGGCGGTGAAGGTCAGGCCTATTTAGGCGGTCTGGGCGTGGGGCTGATCTGCCTGATGCTCGACAGCTGGCTTCCCTGGTGGGCACTGCTGCCGTTTGCGATTGTCGCCGGGGCATTATTTGGTGCGGCCTGGGCTTATATCCCTGCGTATCTGCAGGCGTACCGGGGCAGCCACATTGTAATTACCACCATCATGTTTAACTTCATTGCGTCCGCACTGATGGTCTATCTGCTGGTAAACGTACTGATTGAACCGGGCAGCATGTCGCCGCAAACCCGCAGCCTGGCGGAAGGTGCCACCCTGCCCTACATGTATCAGGTGTTTGCAGCCTTCGGTATTGAGATCGAACAGAGCCCGCTGAATGTCTCCCTGATCCTGGCGCTGCTGGCCTGTGTGCTGGTGTGGTTGCTGATCTGGCACACCCGCTGGGGTTACGCCATCCGGATGATCGGTTTTAACGAAAAAGCCGCCGTCTACAGCGGGATTAATACCCGCCGTACCATTGTGATCAGCATGTGTATTTCCGGTGCACTGGCGGCCATGGTGGGCATTAATGAGGTGATGGGTGCGCAGCAGCGGGTGTTGCTGGAATTCGTGGCCGGTGCCGGTTTTACCGGGATTGCGGTGTCTCTGATGGGACGCAATCATCCGCTGGGCATTATCGCCGCCAGTATCTTATTTGGTGCCCTGTATCAGGGCGGTGCGGAACTGTCATTTGAGATCTCGACCATTACCCGTGATCTGGTGGTGGTCATTCAGGGTCTGGTGATTCTGTTCTGCGGTGCGCTCGCTTACATGCTTAAGCCGACACTGGAAAAACTGTTCCTGCGCTATACCCTGAGTAAAGCAGCCCGTCGGGATAATCTGGCAGAGGAGGCACAGTCATGA
- a CDS encoding M48 family metallopeptidase: MKKLARAAAAVGLSLALTGCVKDSELTMASAMMVGAGVLQAATLDEKQVVKTASLSAKELDKKNKVAAPGSQYDARLQRLVRGLENADGLNLNFKVYLDKSVNAFAMPDGTVRVHSGLLDAMPDDQVLAVIGHEIGHVKLKHSYNQMRSQLLTNTAFQAAASAGGDIGALTSSQLGGLAYKAINARFSQQDELEADRYAVKFLRSRNKDPEAMTRSIETLQAKYGSGGGFLSSHPSNSQRIDNLEKTIAGQ; encoded by the coding sequence ATGAAAAAGTTAGCCCGGGCTGCTGCGGCAGTCGGTTTATCGCTGGCGCTGACCGGCTGTGTGAAAGATAGCGAACTGACGATGGCCAGCGCGATGATGGTGGGTGCAGGTGTCCTGCAGGCCGCTACGCTGGACGAAAAACAGGTGGTTAAAACCGCGTCCTTATCCGCTAAAGAACTGGATAAGAAGAACAAGGTGGCCGCCCCGGGCAGTCAGTATGACGCCCGTTTGCAGCGGCTTGTCCGCGGCCTGGAAAATGCCGACGGCCTGAACCTGAACTTTAAGGTGTATCTGGATAAAAGCGTCAATGCCTTTGCCATGCCGGACGGTACCGTACGGGTGCATTCGGGCTTGCTGGATGCCATGCCGGATGATCAGGTGCTGGCGGTTATCGGCCATGAAATTGGCCACGTGAAGCTGAAACACAGCTATAACCAGATGCGCAGTCAGTTACTGACTAATACCGCCTTTCAGGCGGCCGCGTCTGCCGGCGGTGACATTGGCGCGCTGACATCTTCACAGCTGGGCGGTCTGGCCTATAAGGCGATCAATGCCCGCTTCTCCCAGCAGGATGAACTGGAAGCCGACCGTTATGCGGTTAAATTTCTCCGTTCACGGAACAAAGACCCTGAAGCGATGACCCGCTCAATTGAAACCCTGCAGGCCAAATACGGCAGTGGCGGCGGTTTTCTGAGCAGCCATCCGTCGAATTCGCAGCGGATCGATAATCTGGAAAAGACCATCGCCGGGCAATAA
- a CDS encoding 2OG-Fe(II) oxygenase family protein, with protein sequence MTTLTAIDYTAENAQQEFVESLRETGFGVLKNHPVRQELVTSIYENWQTFFDGDSKENFLFNKGTQDGFFPASVSEVAKDHKVKDIKEYYHYYPWGQCPDELHAEISQYYREANSLAGELLSWIEKHSPGEVAAGYSQPLTSMIEGSQSTLLRVLHYPPLQGDEEADAIRAAAHEDINLITILPAANEPGLQVQAKDGSWLDVPCEFGNLIINIGDMLQEASGHYFPSTTHRVINPEGANMQRSRISLPLFLHPKPEVILSERYTADSYLTERLKELGVI encoded by the coding sequence ATGACCACCCTGACTGCAATTGATTACACCGCTGAAAATGCTCAGCAGGAATTTGTTGAATCCCTCCGGGAAACCGGTTTTGGGGTACTGAAGAACCACCCTGTCCGTCAGGAACTGGTCACGTCGATTTACGAGAACTGGCAGACCTTCTTTGACGGTGACAGCAAAGAAAACTTCCTGTTTAACAAGGGCACGCAGGACGGCTTCTTCCCGGCCAGCGTATCGGAAGTGGCGAAAGATCATAAAGTTAAAGACATCAAAGAGTACTACCACTACTACCCGTGGGGTCAGTGCCCGGATGAGCTGCATGCTGAGATCAGCCAGTATTACCGTGAAGCCAACAGTCTGGCCGGTGAACTGCTGAGCTGGATTGAAAAACACAGCCCGGGTGAAGTGGCGGCCGGTTACAGCCAGCCACTGACGTCTATGATTGAAGGCAGCCAGTCTACCCTGCTGCGGGTACTGCATTATCCGCCACTGCAGGGTGATGAAGAAGCGGATGCAATCCGTGCTGCAGCCCACGAAGATATTAACCTTATTACCATCTTGCCGGCGGCGAATGAGCCGGGGCTGCAGGTGCAAGCCAAAGATGGCAGCTGGCTGGATGTGCCCTGTGAGTTCGGTAACCTGATCATTAATATCGGCGATATGCTGCAGGAAGCTTCCGGGCATTATTTCCCGTCTACGACCCACCGGGTGATAAACCCTGAAGGTGCCAACATGCAGCGCTCACGGATTTCCCTGCCGCTGTTCCTGCATCCTAAACCGGAAGTTATCCTGTCTGAACGCTACACCGCCGACAGCTATCTGACCGAGCGGCTTAAAGAGCTGGGTGTTATCTGA
- a CDS encoding ABC transporter ATP-binding protein, translating into MTISNPQQAADQPPAIDLRKINKRFGPVHANRDVDLQVGRGTVHGIIGENGAGKSTLMSILYGFYEADSGEILINGKAVKIRASKDAINAGIGMVHQHFMLVDTFTVLENVMLGAEASSSLRHSMVDARKELQRLSEEYGLAVDPDAMTGELPVGLQQRVEILKALYRGADILILDEPTGVLTPQEADQLFSILDTLRSRGVSVMLITHKLQEILAITDHVSVMRAGTMVADRVTADTNKEELAELMVGRKVLLHVDKAAAQPGDVLLKADNLTVRDADAVARLDDVSLQLRAGEIVGIAGVSGNGQTELLDVLSGIRPVEDGKLNVNGTLIDAANVLDAKDLRHLSVGHVAEDRHRLGMVTAFSARESAIMGFQDEPEFNRGLLTDGAAITRHCQQLMDEFDVRPGNPDLKSANFSGGNQQKLCIAREMERQPKVLLVGQPTRGVDIGAIEFIHQQIVKLRDAGSAVLVVSVELEEVMSLCDRILVMFEGRIVGEIAASDADAKTLGLMMGNASEAGGNA; encoded by the coding sequence ATGACCATAAGTAACCCTCAACAGGCGGCTGACCAGCCGCCTGCTATTGATCTGCGCAAGATCAATAAACGTTTTGGGCCGGTCCATGCGAACCGCGACGTTGACCTGCAGGTCGGTCGCGGTACTGTGCATGGCATTATCGGTGAAAACGGCGCCGGCAAATCCACCCTGATGAGTATCCTCTACGGCTTCTATGAAGCGGACAGTGGCGAGATACTGATTAATGGCAAGGCGGTGAAAATTCGAGCCTCTAAAGATGCCATCAATGCCGGCATCGGCATGGTGCATCAGCATTTCATGCTGGTGGATACCTTTACTGTGCTGGAAAACGTGATGCTGGGGGCGGAAGCCAGCAGTTCATTGCGTCACAGTATGGTTGATGCCCGTAAAGAGTTGCAGCGGCTGTCAGAGGAGTATGGCCTGGCGGTCGACCCTGATGCCATGACCGGCGAGCTGCCGGTAGGTTTGCAGCAACGGGTGGAAATTCTCAAAGCGCTGTACCGCGGTGCGGATATTCTGATTCTGGATGAGCCAACCGGGGTGCTGACACCTCAGGAAGCCGATCAGCTGTTCAGTATCCTCGACACCCTGCGCAGCCGTGGGGTCAGCGTGATGCTGATTACCCATAAGTTACAGGAAATTCTGGCCATCACTGATCATGTATCAGTGATGCGTGCCGGCACCATGGTCGCAGACCGGGTGACGGCGGATACAAATAAAGAAGAACTGGCCGAGCTGATGGTGGGCCGTAAAGTTCTGCTGCACGTGGATAAAGCAGCGGCACAGCCGGGCGACGTGCTGTTAAAGGCGGATAACCTGACCGTGCGGGACGCCGATGCAGTTGCCCGTCTGGATGATGTCAGCCTGCAGCTGCGGGCCGGCGAAATCGTGGGCATTGCCGGGGTATCCGGTAATGGCCAGACCGAGTTGCTGGACGTGCTCAGCGGCATTCGCCCGGTTGAAGACGGCAAGCTGAACGTCAACGGTACCCTGATTGATGCGGCGAATGTGCTGGACGCCAAAGACCTGCGTCACCTGAGTGTTGGCCATGTGGCGGAAGACCGTCACCGGCTGGGCATGGTGACTGCGTTCAGTGCCCGGGAGTCTGCCATTATGGGCTTTCAGGATGAACCGGAATTCAACCGTGGCCTGCTGACCGACGGCGCTGCTATTACCCGCCACTGTCAGCAACTGATGGACGAATTTGATGTGCGTCCGGGCAATCCGGACCTGAAATCGGCTAACTTCTCTGGCGGTAATCAGCAGAAACTGTGTATTGCCCGGGAAATGGAACGCCAGCCAAAAGTACTGCTGGTTGGCCAGCCAACCCGTGGGGTGGATATCGGTGCGATCGAGTTTATTCACCAGCAAATTGTTAAGTTACGGGATGCCGGCAGTGCTGTACTGGTTGTATCGGTGGAACTTGAGGAAGTTATGTCTCTGTGTGACCGTATTCTGGTGATGTTCGAAGGGCGGATTGTCGGTGAAATTGCCGCCAGCGACGCGGATGCCAAAACCCTGGGTCTGATGATGGGTAACGCCAGCGAAGCAGGAGGAAATGCCTGA
- a CDS encoding ribokinase, whose amino-acid sequence MSTRIFSYGSINVDHIYQMPHLVAPGETLASTEYRQVLGGKGANQSIAAAKAGVPVLHIGRYGKADSWVQEQLQDAGVDCSRVAAVDTPSGHAIIQVDAQAENAIILFAGANHSFRADELSALLDGAAAGDWLLLQNECSCTAAMISTAAAKGMQVAFNPSPMDDSVRALPLHELSLLVVNEIEVQQLLDCDGLDQDRLVAALRERLPATRVVVTFGAKGALWVDADTEIFVPALRVEAVDTTAAGDTFLGYLLAALCQQASPKTALELGCKASSLAVQKVGASVSIPDRADVDQL is encoded by the coding sequence ATGAGTACACGTATTTTCAGTTACGGGTCAATCAACGTTGATCATATCTACCAGATGCCACATCTGGTAGCGCCGGGGGAAACCCTGGCCAGTACAGAATACCGTCAGGTACTGGGAGGCAAAGGGGCCAACCAGTCCATTGCGGCGGCGAAAGCCGGGGTGCCGGTATTGCATATCGGCCGCTACGGCAAAGCGGACAGCTGGGTACAGGAACAGCTGCAGGACGCCGGGGTGGATTGCAGCCGGGTTGCCGCGGTGGATACACCGAGCGGCCATGCCATTATTCAGGTGGATGCTCAGGCAGAAAACGCAATCATTCTGTTCGCCGGTGCTAATCACAGCTTCCGGGCGGACGAGCTGAGCGCTTTGCTGGATGGCGCGGCTGCCGGCGACTGGCTGCTGCTGCAAAACGAATGCAGCTGCACTGCAGCGATGATCAGCACCGCCGCGGCAAAAGGCATGCAGGTGGCGTTTAACCCGTCACCGATGGATGATTCGGTGCGGGCGTTACCCTTACATGAGCTGTCCTTGCTGGTGGTCAACGAAATTGAAGTGCAACAACTATTAGACTGTGACGGGCTGGACCAGGATCGGTTGGTCGCTGCGTTGCGCGAACGTTTGCCGGCCACCCGGGTGGTGGTGACCTTTGGCGCGAAGGGTGCGCTGTGGGTGGATGCCGATACAGAGATATTTGTGCCCGCCCTGCGGGTTGAAGCGGTGGATACCACTGCTGCAGGGGATACATTCCTGGGATACCTGCTGGCCGCACTGTGTCAGCAGGCGTCCCCGAAAACTGCGCTGGAGCTGGGCTGCAAGGCTTCCTCTCTGGCGGTACAGAAAGTCGGTGCCTCGGTCAGCATTCCCGACAGAGCGGACGTTGATCAGCTCTGA
- a CDS encoding ABC transporter permease: MNDVLLMLVSILDSTIRVSTPLILCAMAGVFSERSGIVDIGLEGKMLAGAFAAAATAAVTGSAWLGLGCAIIVSVGMALLHGFACITHRGNQVVSGLAINILASGLTVTLGIAWFAQGGQTPQLSGDARFAALEFPGAAAVADVPVIGAIYSELLSGHNLLVYIALLAVPLTWWVIFRSRFGLRLRAVGENPQAVDTAGISVAWLRYRAVMCAGLLCGIAGTYLSTAQNAAFLKDMSAGKGYIALAALIFGKWHPKAALFACLLFGFLEALSVRLQGVQLPVIGEVPVQLMQALPYVLTVILLAGFIGKAIAPKAIGIPYNKER, translated from the coding sequence ATGAATGATGTATTACTGATGCTGGTGTCGATTCTGGACTCAACCATCCGGGTATCCACGCCTCTGATTCTCTGCGCCATGGCCGGGGTCTTTTCTGAACGTTCAGGTATTGTGGATATTGGCCTTGAAGGCAAGATGCTGGCCGGCGCGTTTGCCGCGGCAGCGACCGCCGCAGTGACCGGTTCCGCCTGGCTTGGGCTTGGCTGTGCCATCATCGTATCGGTGGGCATGGCGCTGCTGCACGGCTTTGCCTGTATTACCCACCGGGGTAATCAGGTGGTCAGTGGTCTGGCGATTAACATTCTGGCCTCCGGCCTGACCGTGACGCTGGGGATTGCCTGGTTTGCGCAGGGTGGCCAGACGCCACAGCTGAGCGGCGATGCCCGTTTTGCGGCGCTAGAGTTTCCGGGCGCGGCTGCCGTGGCGGACGTGCCGGTGATCGGTGCGATTTACAGTGAATTACTGAGCGGTCATAACCTGCTGGTATACATCGCACTGTTAGCGGTGCCGCTGACCTGGTGGGTGATTTTCCGCAGCCGTTTCGGCCTCCGTTTGCGGGCGGTGGGTGAAAACCCACAGGCAGTGGATACCGCCGGTATTTCGGTGGCGTGGTTACGCTACCGGGCAGTGATGTGTGCCGGGCTGCTGTGTGGCATTGCCGGGACATACCTGTCGACGGCGCAAAACGCGGCCTTCCTGAAAGACATGTCTGCCGGTAAGGGTTATATCGCTCTGGCGGCGCTGATCTTCGGTAAGTGGCATCCCAAAGCGGCGCTGTTTGCCTGCTTGCTGTTTGGCTTTCTGGAGGCGCTGTCTGTACGGCTGCAGGGCGTACAGTTGCCGGTGATCGGTGAAGTGCCGGTACAGCTGATGCAGGCGCTGCCTTACGTGCTGACGGTGATTCTGCTGGCTGGCTTTATCGGCAAAGCGATTGCGCCGAAAGCCATCGGTATTCCGTATAACAAGGAACGCTGA